GGAAAACCAGGCGCGACTTCAGTTTCCAGTTTCGCCTTTCTTTGATGCCGTAGTGGGGGCTTATGCGGATACGCCGGGTGGGGCACCTGACCGCTACGCTGGTGTGGTCGGCCTCAAAGGCCTCGCGCCGCAGTGGTTCGAGATCGATGCCGATCTTTTCGTGTCTGATCACCCATTCTTCCGTTTCGAGGCAGAGTATGAGGCACTGTTGACCAACCGCCTGATTTTCACGCCGAGCATCGAAGTTGATATGCCCCTGAAGGATGATCTGGCGCGCGAACGCGGCGCTGGCGGTGCTATAGTGGAGATCGGAGCGCGGCTTAGCTATGACGTCATCGACCGCGCTTTTTCTCCTTATGTCGGCGTTAACTACGAGGCCTCTTATGGCGACACGAAGGACATCGTCAAAGCAAATGGTGAAGATACTGATGCATTTTCGATCGTCTTCGGTACGAGCCTAATGTTCTGAAAATTTTGTCGCCCCGGCTGCAAGCCCGGGCGACCTTCAAACTATGCAATTCCCAAAGGGAGCGTGAGAGATTAACAGCCAAACTTGAAACGAAACCGTGATGAGTGGACGGGGACACGCGGGTCACATGCGGTAGAGCGGACGCAGCATGGCAATGTCAGCTTAACGAGATCGCTGTCGAAGTGCGCGAGATGATGGGCCAGGCCGTCGACGCCGCGTGAAATGGAGATTCTACGATTACGTCTTGAGCTTCCATTAGCTGGAAGCCCTAGGGTCGTAGCGACCCGGACGCAACCCCGCCAAATACGAGGACGCACCGCTCGATGTCGAACGATAGAAGCCAAGTCGGCTGGATCACTACAGATACGCTGGGTCCAAGTGCCATCGGTTCGGGGCTGTTCCTCGTATTTGCGCCCGTTCACCTTTGGGTGCCCGAACAGGTCTCGGTCGCAATCGCGGCCCTGACACTGGCCGTGATAGGGGGCGCCTATATCGGTTTCGGCGCCTCCTCTGGCTTGGCCCGGCTGTTCTGGTTGGAATTCGGGGCCGCTGCCTTCTACGCGTTTGTGGCGCTTGTTGGTCTGCTCTGGTCGCCGCTCGCGTTGCCGCTGGGACTGGCGGCGCATGCGGCCTGGGACCTGCTGCACCGTATTGGCGCCTTCGGTGCACCGGTGCCGAAATGGTACATTCCCTACTGCGTGGTCTTCGATCTGCTGACCGCCGGTTTTCTCCTCATCCTTTATCTACCGTGAGGGCGGTCAGGTGGCACAGGGCATCACGGTTGGAACAGGCGCAAAAATCGTCCTCGCGGTCGCGCTCGTGGCCGCTGCGGCGGCGCTGTTCCTTGGGCCCTTGTCAGGCTTCGTGGAAGACCTCAGCGGCGAGCGGATATCGGCCTGGGTGAGCGCTGCCGGCGCATGGGGGCCGATCGTCATCATCGCCCTCATGACGATCGCCATCGTCGCCACGCCGATCCCAAGCGCACCTATCGCCTTGGCGGCAGGTGCCGCATACGGACATACGATCGGCACCATTTACATCGTCATCGGCGCCGA
The window above is part of the Roseovarius sp. THAF27 genome. Proteins encoded here:
- a CDS encoding copper resistance protein B, whose protein sequence is MKRFKLAGLAGLFLPWAQVTYAEPLIWGFQAEQFEYRAMDGEDAFVWDFDALAGSDELKFVWRSEAELGLTSDDFEKLENQARLQFPVSPFFDAVVGAYADTPGGAPDRYAGVVGLKGLAPQWFEIDADLFVSDHPFFRFEAEYEALLTNRLIFTPSIEVDMPLKDDLARERGAGGAIVEIGARLSYDVIDRAFSPYVGVNYEASYGDTKDIVKANGEDTDAFSIVFGTSLMF
- a CDS encoding DUF6010 family protein, yielding MSNDRSQVGWITTDTLGPSAIGSGLFLVFAPVHLWVPEQVSVAIAALTLAVIGGAYIGFGASSGLARLFWLEFGAAAFYAFVALVGLLWSPLALPLGLAAHAAWDLLHRIGAFGAPVPKWYIPYCVVFDLLTAGFLLILYLP